A portion of the Limosilactobacillus reuteri genome contains these proteins:
- a CDS encoding response regulator transcription factor: MYRVLVADNYPIIRMAVKNLVEQLDNFKVIAEETTGIDASLRVEQGDIDIIIMDLAMPPGENGLITIKRIHEHFPNTKIIIFSSRSEHQYINQAIYNGANSYILKSSSLKELFHALRHAINGEKYLDNNIMVTKKDLLVIKGGSPHFDLGNYIALSKREQEILPLIVLGYTNKEIATKMFISPKTVEAHKTKIMQKLNLASHAELLHYAVKHRLVDLIE, encoded by the coding sequence ATGTATAGAGTACTTGTGGCGGATAATTATCCCATCATTCGAATGGCAGTTAAAAATCTGGTTGAACAACTAGATAATTTTAAAGTAATTGCTGAAGAAACAACCGGAATAGATGCCTCATTGCGGGTTGAACAAGGTGACATTGATATCATTATTATGGATTTAGCGATGCCTCCTGGTGAAAATGGTCTGATTACAATTAAAAGAATTCATGAACATTTCCCTAACACCAAAATTATTATTTTTTCTTCTCGTAGTGAACATCAATACATCAATCAGGCAATTTATAATGGCGCAAATAGCTATATACTTAAAAGCTCCTCACTGAAAGAACTATTTCACGCCCTAAGACACGCTATTAATGGCGAAAAATACTTAGACAATAATATTATGGTAACAAAGAAAGATTTACTAGTTATCAAGGGCGGTTCTCCGCACTTCGATTTAGGAAATTACATTGCTCTTTCAAAGCGTGAGCAAGAAATCTTACCGTTAATTGTTCTAGGATATACTAACAAAGAAATTGCTACTAAGATGTTTATATCTCCTAAAACTGTTGAAGCCCATAAGACAAAGATTATGCAAAAATTAAACCTTGCTTCACACGCAGAACTTCTCCACTATGCAGTTAAACATCGGTTAGTAGATCTAATCGAGTAG
- the sufB gene encoding Fe-S cluster assembly protein SufB encodes MSNDAASIINNNDQYEYGFHDNVEPEYSTGRGLTEETVRKISAAKHEPKWMLDYRLKAYKIYKELPMPKFGPDLSELDLKNMLYYQKMTDKKFRDWDDVPEDLKRTFDRLGVPEAERKYLAGSSAQYESEVVYHNMKNEFEKLGIIFTDTDTALKEYPELFKKWFGKLVQPTDNKFAALNAAVWSGGSFIYVPKGVKTKTPIQSYFRLNAENSGQFERTLIIVDEGASVDYVEGCTAPNYSSDSLHAAVVEVNVCKDAYCRYTTIQNWSDNVYSLETKRAAAAENATMEWVDGNLGSKVTMKYPSVYLNGEGARGTMLSIAVASNGIHQDSGARMIHNAKNTSSSIVSKSIAKTGGSTDYRGTVRFGKHSDGSKAHVECDTIIMDDQSSSDTIPYNEIDNAHVAMEHEAKVSKISEEQLYYLMSRGISEAKATEMIIMGFVEPFTKQLPMEYAVELNRLISFEMEGSIG; translated from the coding sequence ATGAGTAATGATGCAGCAAGCATTATAAATAATAATGACCAGTATGAATACGGCTTTCATGATAACGTTGAGCCGGAATATTCAACTGGGAGAGGGCTGACAGAAGAAACTGTCCGCAAAATTTCAGCTGCTAAGCATGAACCTAAATGGATGCTAGATTACCGGCTTAAAGCCTACAAGATTTATAAAGAATTACCGATGCCAAAATTTGGGCCAGATTTATCAGAATTAGACCTGAAGAACATGCTTTACTACCAAAAGATGACCGATAAAAAGTTTCGCGACTGGGATGATGTGCCCGAAGATTTAAAACGGACTTTTGATCGATTAGGGGTTCCAGAAGCAGAGCGAAAATACCTTGCCGGTTCATCTGCTCAATATGAATCTGAAGTTGTTTATCACAATATGAAAAATGAGTTTGAAAAGCTGGGGATTATTTTTACTGATACAGATACAGCCTTAAAAGAATACCCAGAATTATTTAAGAAATGGTTTGGTAAATTAGTTCAACCAACTGATAATAAATTTGCGGCCCTAAATGCAGCAGTATGGTCAGGTGGTTCATTTATTTATGTACCAAAGGGCGTTAAGACAAAGACGCCAATTCAATCTTACTTCCGGCTTAATGCGGAAAACTCTGGACAATTTGAGCGGACCTTGATTATTGTTGATGAAGGGGCAAGTGTCGATTATGTTGAAGGATGTACTGCTCCCAATTACTCTTCTGATAGTCTCCATGCTGCGGTTGTTGAAGTTAACGTCTGCAAGGATGCTTACTGCCGCTACACAACTATTCAGAACTGGTCGGATAATGTTTATAGTCTAGAAACAAAACGGGCTGCAGCGGCAGAAAATGCAACCATGGAATGGGTTGATGGGAACCTTGGCTCAAAAGTCACGATGAAGTACCCAAGCGTCTACCTTAATGGTGAGGGAGCACGGGGAACCATGCTTTCCATCGCAGTTGCCAGCAATGGAATCCACCAAGATTCAGGGGCACGAATGATCCACAATGCTAAAAATACATCTAGTTCGATTGTTTCAAAATCAATTGCTAAGACAGGGGGCTCAACTGATTACCGCGGAACAGTCCGCTTTGGTAAGCACTCTGATGGCTCTAAAGCCCACGTTGAATGTGACACGATCATTATGGATGACCAATCATCCTCAGATACGATTCCATATAATGAAATTGACAATGCCCATGTCGCAATGGAACATGAGGCTAAAGTATCTAAGATCTCTGAAGAACAACTTTACTATCTTATGAGCAGGGGAATTTCAGAAGCAAAGGCAACTGAAATGATTATTATGGGCTTCGTGGAACCATTTACGAAGCAATTGCCAATGGAATATGCAGTTGAATTGAATCGTTTGATCAGTTTTGAGATGGAAGGTTCAATTGGTTAA
- a CDS encoding FeoB-associated Cys-rich membrane protein, which yields MKLIINFIIIAAIIALAFYLLVKTFQRGKQGKCAACDYDCEIKKLAKNKKQL from the coding sequence ATGAAATTAATTATTAACTTTATTATTATTGCTGCAATTATTGCGTTAGCCTTTTACCTCCTTGTTAAGACTTTTCAACGAGGCAAGCAAGGTAAATGTGCAGCTTGTGACTACGATTGTGAAATCAAAAAGCTGGCAAAGAATAAGAAGCAATTATAA
- the sufC gene encoding Fe-S cluster assembly ATPase SufC: MATLEIKDLHVSVKDEESKEEKEILKGVNLKMKTGEIHAIMGPNGTGKSTLSQTIMGHPNYHVTQGDILLDGESIVDMPVDERARKGLFLAMQYPAEIQGVTNAEFLRAAINARRPEDDQISVMDFIKKLDKNLELLDMSQSMTERYLNEGFSGGEKKRNEILQLLMIEPSFAILDEIDSGLDIDALKVVSKGVNSMRGDNFGSLIITHYQRLLNYIVPDTVHVMMGGRIVKTGGPDLAKKLEDEGYAGLRDELGLDIKLVDDED, from the coding sequence ATGGCAACACTAGAAATAAAGGATCTTCACGTTTCAGTTAAAGATGAAGAAAGCAAAGAAGAAAAGGAGATCCTTAAAGGGGTTAACCTCAAGATGAAGACTGGAGAAATTCATGCAATTATGGGACCAAATGGAACTGGTAAGTCTACTCTTTCTCAAACCATCATGGGTCACCCTAACTATCATGTTACGCAGGGAGATATCCTTCTTGACGGGGAGAGCATTGTTGACATGCCAGTCGATGAACGGGCACGCAAAGGTCTTTTTCTTGCAATGCAATATCCCGCTGAAATTCAAGGGGTTACTAATGCTGAATTCCTTCGAGCAGCGATCAATGCTCGGCGCCCTGAAGATGATCAGATTTCAGTAATGGACTTTATTAAGAAACTCGACAAGAACTTAGAATTGCTTGATATGAGTCAATCCATGACTGAACGTTATCTTAATGAGGGTTTCTCTGGTGGTGAAAAGAAGCGGAATGAGATTTTGCAGCTTTTAATGATTGAACCTAGTTTTGCGATTCTTGATGAAATTGACTCTGGACTTGACATTGATGCTCTTAAGGTGGTTTCAAAGGGCGTTAACTCAATGCGGGGCGACAACTTTGGTTCATTAATTATTACCCACTATCAACGCCTTTTGAACTACATCGTTCCCGATACGGTTCACGTAATGATGGGTGGCCGAATTGTAAAAACTGGTGGCCCTGATCTTGCTAAGAAACTTGAAGATGAAGGTTACGCTGGCTTACGTGACGAATTAGGTCTTGATATCAAACTTGTAGATGATGAAGACTAG
- the sufD gene encoding Fe-S cluster assembly protein SufD: protein MTELNSAKEQIIAASKANNEPQQLIDRRLSARELMEKLRLPRMQRFDFRTWPLIADRPLKWIESDASLVEKPAADDEVIKVTQLGQTLLHVNLPQKLQDQGVILTDIFTAAREYPELFNKYFMTAINPEENLLTAYHLAYLNAGLFLYIPKNVEIEKPIEAEIIQDSTQDEPLISHILVIADRGSRIKFIQHLTTVGDHENTANMMIELMAQENSEIDFSSLDEFGPHTHTYFKRRADIGKDAHVEWAVGLMNDGNTVGDMDSELLGDGGYANSKMIAVTTRDQEVGVNNRVTNHGKHTTGLINQRGVILEKSELIFNGIGQIIHGAHGAKADQQNRVLIMSDQARGDANPILLIDENDVEAGHAASVGPVDQQQMYYLMSRGIPRAQAERMVIRGFLGAVLSAIPVADVRNKLITILERKLADGQQYE, encoded by the coding sequence ATGACAGAATTAAACTCAGCAAAAGAACAAATAATTGCTGCTAGTAAGGCAAATAATGAACCTCAGCAATTGATTGATCGCCGGCTTAGTGCTCGTGAGTTGATGGAAAAGCTCCGTTTGCCGCGGATGCAACGGTTCGATTTTCGAACTTGGCCCCTTATTGCGGATCGGCCATTGAAATGGATTGAATCAGATGCCAGCTTAGTTGAAAAACCAGCCGCCGATGATGAAGTAATTAAGGTAACCCAGTTGGGACAAACTTTGCTCCACGTTAACTTGCCGCAAAAGCTTCAAGATCAGGGGGTTATTCTCACAGATATCTTTACTGCTGCTCGTGAATATCCTGAACTTTTCAATAAATACTTCATGACTGCTATTAACCCCGAAGAAAACCTCTTAACTGCTTATCATCTTGCTTATCTTAATGCCGGTTTATTCCTCTATATTCCAAAGAACGTTGAAATTGAAAAGCCAATTGAGGCCGAGATTATTCAGGACAGCACTCAAGATGAGCCCTTGATTTCGCATATTCTAGTAATTGCCGATCGTGGCAGCCGAATTAAGTTTATTCAACACCTTACAACGGTTGGTGACCACGAGAATACCGCTAATATGATGATTGAATTAATGGCACAGGAAAATAGTGAGATTGACTTTTCTTCCTTAGATGAATTTGGTCCCCATACCCATACTTACTTTAAGCGGCGTGCCGACATTGGCAAGGATGCGCACGTTGAATGGGCAGTTGGCTTGATGAATGATGGTAACACAGTTGGTGACATGGATTCCGAATTGCTAGGCGATGGGGGTTATGCTAATTCAAAGATGATTGCCGTAACTACTCGTGACCAAGAAGTTGGCGTCAATAACCGCGTCACCAACCACGGTAAGCATACCACCGGATTGATAAACCAGCGAGGCGTCATTCTTGAAAAGTCTGAATTGATTTTTAATGGAATTGGGCAAATTATTCATGGTGCTCATGGGGCAAAGGCGGACCAACAAAACCGGGTATTGATTATGTCCGATCAAGCACGGGGAGATGCTAACCCAATTCTGTTAATTGACGAAAATGATGTTGAGGCAGGACATGCGGCTAGTGTTGGCCCAGTTGATCAACAACAAATGTATTACTTAATGAGTCGAGGAATTCCGCGCGCGCAAGCAGAACGAATGGTTATTCGAGGATTCTTAGGAGCAGTCTTGAGTGCAATCCCAGTAGCGGATGTACGGAATAAGTTAATTACGATTCTTGAAAGGAAGCTCGCCGATGGACAACAATACGAATGA
- the ltrA gene encoding group II intron reverse transcriptase/maturase codes for MRQSQKTEQQADRLSRIGLENRKYTRARSTGYGEGKGMSVTIQDLVLDRNNLNQAYLRVKRNKGAAGVDDMTVNDLLPYLRENKTELIASLREGKYKPAPVKRVEIPKPNGGVRRLGIPTVVDRMVQQAVAQILTPIFERIFSDNSFGFRPHRGAHDAISKVVDLYNQGYRRVVDLDLKAYFDNVNHDLMIKYLQQYIDDPWTLRLIRKFLTSGVLDHGLFAKSEKGTPQGGPLSPLLANIYLNELDEELTRRGHHFVRYADDCNIYVKSQRAGERVMRSITQFLEKRLKVKVNPDKTKVGSPLRLKFLGFSLGVDHNGAYARPAKQSQQRVKKALKLLTKRNRGISLTRMFEEIHRKMRGWLQYYSIGKLTNFIQRLDKWLRVRIRQYIWKQWKKFKTKVTNLQKLGLSQRDAYVFASTRKGYWRTAHSKTLSYSLTNRKLEQLGLMNMSKTLQSIQCD; via the coding sequence GTGCGACAATCGCAGAAAACAGAACAACAAGCTGACCGCTTGTCGAGGATAGGTTTGGAAAACCGAAAGTACACAAGGGCGCGTAGTACCGGTTATGGTGAAGGTAAAGGTATGAGTGTCACTATCCAAGACCTGGTCTTGGATCGCAATAACCTTAATCAGGCTTATTTGCGAGTTAAGAGAAATAAAGGAGCAGCAGGCGTTGACGATATGACAGTCAATGACCTTCTGCCATATCTCAGAGAAAATAAGACGGAACTGATCGCTAGTTTGCGTGAGGGCAAGTATAAACCAGCTCCAGTCAAACGGGTAGAAATTCCGAAGCCTAATGGTGGAGTAAGAAGACTTGGAATACCAACGGTGGTGGACCGAATGGTTCAACAAGCTGTAGCCCAAATTCTTACGCCTATCTTTGAGCGTATTTTCTCTGATAATAGCTTTGGCTTCCGTCCCCACCGTGGGGCCCATGACGCTATTTCAAAAGTAGTAGATCTTTATAATCAAGGTTATCGAAGAGTTGTCGACTTAGACCTAAAAGCCTATTTTGATAACGTTAATCATGACTTGATGATTAAGTATCTCCAACAATATATTGATGACCCATGGACACTAAGACTCATTCGTAAGTTTCTAACTAGCGGAGTCTTAGACCATGGGCTTTTCGCTAAGAGTGAAAAAGGAACCCCACAAGGAGGGCCATTGTCACCACTACTGGCGAACATCTATCTAAATGAGTTGGACGAAGAGTTGACTAGACGTGGTCACCACTTTGTGCGCTATGCGGATGATTGTAACATCTATGTTAAAAGTCAACGAGCCGGAGAACGAGTAATGCGAAGCATTACCCAGTTTCTAGAAAAGCGCTTGAAAGTTAAAGTGAACCCAGATAAAACCAAAGTCGGTAGCCCGCTACGGTTGAAGTTTCTTGGCTTTTCGTTGGGTGTAGACCACAATGGGGCCTACGCCCGTCCAGCTAAACAATCGCAACAACGAGTAAAGAAAGCACTGAAGTTATTAACTAAACGTAATCGTGGAATATCTCTGACAAGAATGTTTGAAGAAATTCATCGAAAAATGCGTGGGTGGCTTCAGTACTACTCAATTGGGAAACTAACTAACTTTATTCAACGCCTTGACAAGTGGTTGAGGGTCCGAATAAGGCAGTATATTTGGAAGCAATGGAAAAAGTTTAAAACTAAGGTAACTAACTTACAGAAGTTGGGGCTGTCCCAGCGTGATGCATATGTCTTCGCTAGTACCCGAAAGGGCTACTGGCGAACTGCACATAGTAAGACCTTGAGCTATTCTCTAACTAATAGAAAACTGGAACAACTCGGACTTATGAATATGTCCAAGACGCTCCAGTCAATTCAATGTGATTAA
- a CDS encoding helix-turn-helix domain-containing protein, giving the protein MDIKRFVYQRKRLGYSQVALSKGICTQSTLSKFESNGQVPSLTILAQLCDRLGLTIDDLSKDNTSSIRYMRSLLNQIELALMIEHFPQAVSNLKKIRLEELKPPQDRMQYYYLKGMIYTLTNNNASTSLFNFTKILDELDEQHRTIFSPLAYLGSGILYARQNSMEHADFFFSKVIAFLRSKADEDLAGVDRNYYLRIVTMMYYAAEYHSLNKRLEVSNQVLEATIKICASNHVTYFLPRIKLLEANNAIELGENSKKIRRLLTEAEVFARFNKNNVVEVQVAALLNNFDKTISNK; this is encoded by the coding sequence ATGGATATTAAACGCTTTGTTTATCAACGAAAGAGGCTTGGCTATTCACAAGTTGCCTTAAGCAAGGGGATTTGTACCCAGTCGACCTTAAGTAAGTTTGAAAGCAATGGTCAAGTACCATCACTCACGATTCTGGCGCAGCTTTGCGACCGTCTAGGACTAACGATTGATGATTTAAGCAAAGACAATACATCCTCAATTCGTTATATGAGAAGTCTGCTTAACCAGATTGAATTGGCTTTAATGATTGAACACTTTCCTCAGGCAGTTAGTAACCTTAAGAAGATTCGGCTTGAAGAGTTAAAACCGCCACAAGATCGGATGCAATATTATTATTTAAAAGGGATGATTTATACTTTAACTAATAATAACGCATCGACAAGTCTCTTTAACTTTACTAAGATTTTAGATGAACTGGATGAGCAACATCGGACAATCTTTTCGCCATTAGCATATTTAGGATCAGGGATCTTATATGCGCGGCAAAATTCAATGGAACATGCTGATTTCTTTTTCTCAAAGGTTATTGCATTCTTAAGATCAAAGGCTGATGAAGACTTAGCGGGTGTTGATCGGAATTATTATCTACGGATTGTAACGATGATGTACTACGCTGCCGAGTACCATTCATTAAATAAGCGGCTAGAGGTTAGTAACCAAGTTTTGGAGGCTACGATAAAGATCTGTGCTAGCAATCATGTTACCTATTTCTTACCACGAATTAAATTACTAGAAGCAAATAATGCAATTGAGTTAGGAGAAAACTCGAAAAAAATACGCCGCCTTTTAACTGAAGCAGAAGTATTTGCTCGCTTCAATAAAAATAATGTTGTTGAAGTTCAAGTAGCTGCTCTGTTAAATAACTTTGATAAGACGATTAGTAATAAATGA
- a CDS encoding metal-sulfur cluster assembly factor, with the protein MADEKDTPFSPIENKVMDALEEVIDPELGIDLVNLGLIYDVKVDDNGECTVTMTLTTMGCPLGDILNRDITKAVTSVEGVTKCNINLVWEPVWDLSRMSRFAKIALGIHG; encoded by the coding sequence ATGGCTGACGAAAAAGATACCCCCTTTTCCCCAATTGAAAATAAAGTGATGGATGCGTTGGAAGAAGTTATTGATCCAGAATTGGGAATTGACCTCGTTAACCTTGGCCTTATTTATGATGTTAAGGTTGATGATAATGGTGAATGTACGGTCACAATGACTTTAACGACAATGGGCTGTCCATTAGGCGATATTTTGAACCGCGACATTACCAAGGCAGTTACTTCTGTTGAAGGTGTAACTAAATGTAATATTAATCTTGTGTGGGAGCCGGTTTGGGATTTGTCAAGAATGAGCAGGTTTGCTAAAATTGCATTAGGAATTCACGGCTAG
- a CDS encoding cytochrome b5 domain-containing protein yields the protein MAEKTFTTTELAEFDGRNGHPAYVAVKGVVYDVSNVPQWKDGKHHGNLAGRDLTSVMPRSIHLESVLEGIPVVGKLVD from the coding sequence ATGGCAGAAAAAACATTTACAACAACCGAGCTCGCTGAGTTCGATGGTCGAAATGGACATCCCGCATACGTTGCCGTTAAAGGCGTTGTTTACGATGTCTCTAACGTTCCGCAATGGAAGGATGGTAAACACCATGGAAACCTTGCTGGTCGTGATTTAACTTCAGTGATGCCTCGTTCTATCCATCTGGAATCAGTCCTTGAAGGTATCCCTGTTGTTGGAAAACTAGTTGACTAG
- a CDS encoding cysteine desulfurase, which translates to MDNNTNDYLADFPALNQRVNDERLAYLDNAATVQRPRQVIQALVNFYEQDNANVHRGVHALAERATKDYEEARKKVQKFINAPSANEIIFTKGCTDGLNLVAATYGEQNIQPGDEIVISIMEHHSNLIPWQQLAKEKGAALKYIELTPDGELDLADAKNKITDKTKIVAVAHASNVLGTVTPLKELAMIAHQYGAVVVGDGAQAVPHMPVDVQDLDVDFYAFSGHKMMSPMGIGGLYGKESLLRAMPPYQYGGEMINDVHRDESTWADIPFKFEAGTQNIAGAVGLGAAIDYLNGIGMDRIVQKEQELVNYVLPKLIAIPDVEVYGPQSPAKHTGVIAFNIKGLHPHDVATALDMDGVAVRAGHHCAQPLMEDLGVTATARASFYFYNTKEDADQLINAIKETKEFFNIGTI; encoded by the coding sequence ATGGACAACAATACGAATGATTATTTAGCCGACTTTCCAGCACTTAATCAGCGAGTCAATGATGAACGCTTAGCCTACCTTGATAATGCTGCGACTGTTCAGCGCCCACGTCAGGTAATTCAGGCACTTGTTAACTTTTATGAACAAGATAATGCAAATGTTCACCGAGGGGTTCATGCACTAGCAGAACGTGCAACTAAGGATTATGAAGAAGCACGAAAGAAAGTGCAAAAGTTTATTAACGCGCCGAGTGCTAATGAAATTATCTTTACCAAAGGGTGTACAGATGGATTAAATCTCGTCGCTGCAACCTATGGCGAACAAAATATTCAACCTGGTGATGAGATTGTTATTTCAATCATGGAACACCATAGTAACCTTATTCCTTGGCAACAATTAGCTAAGGAAAAGGGTGCTGCCTTGAAATATATTGAATTAACTCCAGATGGCGAACTTGATCTTGCAGATGCTAAAAATAAAATTACCGATAAGACAAAGATTGTGGCAGTAGCCCATGCTAGTAATGTGTTAGGAACAGTGACGCCCTTGAAAGAATTAGCAATGATTGCGCACCAATATGGGGCAGTCGTTGTTGGTGATGGAGCTCAAGCGGTTCCGCATATGCCAGTCGATGTGCAAGATCTTGATGTTGACTTTTACGCTTTTTCTGGTCATAAGATGATGAGCCCGATGGGAATTGGGGGTTTATACGGAAAAGAGAGTTTATTACGAGCGATGCCTCCTTACCAATACGGTGGGGAAATGATTAATGATGTTCACCGGGATGAGAGTACATGGGCTGATATCCCGTTTAAATTTGAAGCGGGAACCCAAAATATTGCCGGGGCAGTTGGTCTTGGAGCCGCGATTGATTATTTAAATGGTATTGGAATGGATAGGATTGTGCAAAAAGAACAGGAACTTGTTAACTATGTTTTGCCCAAGTTAATTGCCATTCCAGATGTCGAGGTTTATGGTCCGCAATCGCCAGCAAAGCATACTGGGGTAATTGCCTTTAACATCAAAGGCCTTCATCCCCATGATGTTGCTACGGCCCTTGATATGGATGGGGTTGCAGTCCGCGCAGGTCACCATTGTGCGCAGCCACTCATGGAAGACTTGGGAGTAACGGCAACCGCTCGTGCCAGTTTTTATTTTTACAATACTAAAGAAGATGCTGATCAATTAATTAATGCAATCAAAGAAACAAAGGAGTTCTTTAACATTGGGACTATCTAA
- a CDS encoding FeoA family protein, translating into MIQQNYILHSFDCLNTATAARLHDMGLCEGCPIKVVQKYPFHGPVIIENDHQRIGLRYTVFTMLTGAK; encoded by the coding sequence ATGATTCAGCAAAATTATATTCTTCACTCATTTGACTGTTTAAATACAGCGACTGCCGCCCGATTACATGATATGGGCTTGTGTGAAGGATGTCCGATTAAAGTGGTTCAAAAATATCCCTTTCACGGCCCAGTAATAATCGAAAATGACCACCAACGAATCGGCCTGCGGTACACTGTTTTTACAATGCTTACGGGGGCAAAATAA
- a CDS encoding Cof-type HAD-IIB family hydrolase, with product MDQHLIALDLDGTTLNNQSKLTNETITTLRALARDGHIVSIITGRPYRIAKHIYDEIGIKTPMVNFNGALTHIPHEHWDKEYDVELTRELALDLLTHRKELGIKTITVENKHHVWANQASNDLPEFLPNKLRDDQILTATNLTGNPIAMTIQYEPEHQEEIIKAVNEKYGDFVEPRVWGGPYNILELIHRGTHKESGMFYIAKQYQIDRQNIIAFGDEHNDLEMLDAAGHGVAMHNAISELKSIANDVTPIDNEHNGLAKYLRDYFKVTI from the coding sequence ATGGATCAACACTTGATTGCGCTTGATCTTGATGGCACAACATTAAATAATCAATCAAAATTAACAAATGAGACAATTACAACTTTACGTGCCCTTGCACGGGATGGTCATATTGTCAGCATCATTACTGGCCGCCCTTACCGGATTGCCAAACATATTTACGATGAAATTGGGATTAAGACCCCGATGGTAAACTTTAACGGGGCCCTAACGCATATACCTCATGAACACTGGGATAAAGAATATGATGTTGAATTAACACGGGAGCTAGCCCTCGATCTCCTAACCCACCGGAAAGAACTAGGAATTAAAACAATTACCGTTGAAAATAAACATCATGTATGGGCTAATCAAGCTAGTAATGATTTACCTGAATTCTTACCAAACAAGTTGCGCGATGATCAAATCCTAACCGCGACTAACTTAACAGGCAATCCAATCGCAATGACAATCCAATATGAACCGGAACACCAAGAAGAAATCATTAAGGCAGTTAATGAAAAATACGGCGATTTCGTTGAACCACGAGTATGGGGGGGCCCTTACAACATCTTAGAATTGATCCATCGTGGCACTCATAAGGAGTCAGGAATGTTTTATATCGCTAAGCAGTACCAAATCGACCGGCAAAATATTATTGCTTTTGGTGACGAGCATAATGATTTAGAAATGCTTGATGCAGCTGGACATGGCGTTGCGATGCATAATGCCATTTCTGAGCTTAAAAGTATTGCTAATGATGTAACGCCAATTGATAACGAGCATAATGGACTTGCAAAATACTTGCGGGATTATTTCAAAGTTACAATATAA
- the sufU gene encoding Fe-S cluster assembly sulfur transfer protein SufU, with translation MGLSKLNGLYREVILDYADHPHNKGELATTTNAMTLHNPTCGDTINLQVEVEDNKIKNIAYTGDGCTISQASASMMTDAVKGKTTEEALAMAKTFSDMAIGKEHSEADLDQLGDARILTSIMEFPARIKCATLSWWALQRALLKDSEEEENNE, from the coding sequence TTGGGACTATCTAAGTTAAATGGTTTATACCGTGAAGTGATTCTCGATTATGCCGATCATCCACATAATAAGGGAGAATTAGCAACTACTACGAATGCAATGACCCTTCATAATCCTACTTGTGGAGATACGATTAATCTTCAGGTCGAAGTAGAAGATAACAAGATCAAAAATATTGCCTATACTGGTGATGGCTGTACCATTAGTCAAGCATCAGCAAGCATGATGACCGACGCTGTTAAGGGAAAAACAACTGAAGAAGCCCTTGCGATGGCAAAGACTTTTTCTGATATGGCAATCGGTAAAGAACATTCAGAAGCTGACTTGGATCAACTAGGGGATGCCCGGATTCTTACCAGTATTATGGAATTCCCAGCTCGAATAAAGTGCGCCACGCTCTCATGGTGGGCATTACAACGAGCACTGTTGAAGGATAGCGAGGAGGAAGAAAATAATGAGTAA